One window of Bacillota bacterium genomic DNA carries:
- a CDS encoding spore cortex biosynthesis protein YabQ: METLDIQARVLGVAVLAGVLMGFIYDLFWLARTCTRARGVWTGLSDLTYWLACAAVVFSLLMQVNRGEVRLFVLFGLAIGLGAYRITLRHNVVRGLLSLRRGVARTAHRVGRATRSGGRIIRRSISSAQKGFAKLRIIHALFPKFKGRR, translated from the coding sequence ATGGAGACCCTGGATATCCAGGCCCGGGTCCTTGGCGTGGCGGTCCTCGCAGGTGTACTGATGGGCTTCATATACGACCTCTTCTGGTTGGCGCGCACGTGCACCCGTGCTAGAGGGGTATGGACCGGACTGAGTGACCTGACGTACTGGCTTGCCTGTGCAGCAGTCGTTTTCTCGCTACTCATGCAGGTCAACCGAGGAGAAGTGAGACTGTTCGTCCTCTTCGGGCTCGCAATCGGGCTCGGCGCGTACCGCATAACCCTGAGGCACAATGTTGTGAGGGGACTCCTCTCCCTTCGTCGGGGGGTTGCGCGAACGGCGCACAGAGTTGGTCGCGCGACGCGATCGGGCGGGAGGATCATCAGGAGATCGATCTCGTCGGCTCAGAAGGGATTTGCTAAGTTGCGTATAATACATGCTCTATTCCCGAAGTTCAAAGGCCGTCGTTGA
- a CDS encoding S1 RNA-binding domain-containing protein: MSSLEVGTIVEGRVTGITRFGAFVDIGEGRTGLVHISEVADAYVHDVNDYLKQNDQVKVKVIAIDNGRIGLSIKQALPGYQPGRGRRDRVFQQSFEDKLSKFLKDSEERHQDLKRNMDSKRGGRGTRLSRLV, encoded by the coding sequence ATGTCGTCACTCGAGGTCGGGACCATCGTGGAGGGCCGAGTCACGGGCATTACCCGGTTCGGCGCCTTCGTCGATATCGGGGAAGGGAGGACTGGCCTGGTTCACATCTCGGAGGTCGCCGACGCTTACGTCCACGATGTGAACGACTATCTCAAACAGAACGACCAGGTCAAGGTCAAGGTAATTGCCATTGACAACGGGCGCATCGGCTTATCTATCAAGCAGGCATTGCCCGGATACCAACCTGGGCGCGGCCGCAGGGATCGGGTGTTCCAGCAGTCATTTGAGGACAAACTATCCAAATTCCTCAAAGATAGCGAAGAGCGCCACCAAGACCTCAAGCGAAACATGGACTCCAAGCGCGGCGGTCGCGGGACTCGTCTCTCCAGACTCGTATGA
- a CDS encoding septum formation initiator family protein, with protein MSHRLFTVLGIMVVVCVGVSYISGFMRLHAINQDIRRVEEEAAAWEKRILELQVRVDEAKSDAYAERVAREQLGLVKPGETLYIVAEPYQGEFTPVRRRPGPPPEIGD; from the coding sequence GTGTCACACCGGCTCTTTACGGTGCTCGGCATAATGGTTGTCGTGTGCGTAGGTGTCTCCTACATCAGCGGGTTCATGAGACTGCACGCGATCAACCAGGATATCCGACGTGTAGAAGAAGAGGCCGCAGCCTGGGAGAAGAGGATTCTGGAACTGCAAGTGCGTGTGGATGAGGCCAAGAGTGACGCCTATGCCGAGAGGGTGGCCCGGGAACAATTGGGCCTCGTGAAACCCGGCGAGACCCTCTACATTGTCGCCGAGCCTTATCAGGGAGAGTTCACACCCGTCCGGAGGCGCCCGGGTCCACCTCCGGAAATAGGTGACTAG
- a CDS encoding DUF501 domain-containing protein: MEIPSRSDLEVVERQLGRVPLADVAGIVARCARGAPRVVVAHPLVKEARRQTDEAGGGWALVRPFPTVFWLTCPRVTCAVSGLESEGMIGEIRQRLQKDASLREAVERANARYAESRAALLTAEDVRTLEGAPAGMLEAVTSSGVGGIADPRGVKCLHMHVADYLAGNPNPIGEMVVQRLAERGTALDCDVPDGECWAGR, from the coding sequence ATGGAGATCCCCTCCCGGTCCGATCTTGAGGTGGTGGAGCGGCAACTCGGACGCGTTCCCCTCGCTGATGTGGCGGGAATTGTAGCCCGGTGTGCCCGCGGTGCTCCAAGAGTGGTAGTAGCGCATCCGCTGGTGAAGGAAGCCAGGCGGCAAACCGACGAGGCTGGCGGCGGGTGGGCATTGGTCAGGCCTTTCCCCACGGTATTCTGGCTAACATGCCCGAGGGTGACGTGCGCGGTCTCCGGCTTGGAGAGCGAAGGCATGATAGGCGAGATCAGGCAGAGACTCCAGAAAGACGCCTCGTTGCGGGAGGCCGTGGAGCGGGCGAATGCCAGGTACGCGGAGAGCAGGGCGGCGCTTCTGACCGCAGAAGACGTGCGGACCCTCGAAGGGGCTCCTGCTGGCATGCTGGAGGCGGTCACCTCGAGCGGTGTCGGCGGGATCGCGGACCCACGGGGCGTCAAGTGCCTTCACATGCATGTTGCGGACTACCTAGCGGGGAATCCGAATCCCATTGGGGAGATGGTTGTACAGAGGCTTGCGGAGCGGGGGACTGCACTGGACTGTGACGTTCCTGACGGGGAGTGCTGGGCAGGGCGGTGA
- the yabP gene encoding sporulation protein YabP: MVKGPEISEEVRRKHANPQHRMVLVDREAMTVDGVLNVESFDDEEIILETNAGVLSVRGHDLHIKQLNLEDGNLEIDGLVESVDYSEDDRKRGRGFLARLLR, encoded by the coding sequence ATGGTCAAGGGGCCGGAGATCTCGGAAGAGGTGAGGCGGAAGCACGCGAACCCACAGCACAGGATGGTACTGGTGGACCGTGAGGCCATGACTGTGGACGGTGTGTTGAACGTTGAGAGCTTCGACGACGAGGAGATCATCCTGGAGACCAACGCAGGTGTCCTGAGTGTCCGAGGGCATGACCTCCACATCAAGCAACTCAACCTGGAGGACGGCAACCTGGAGATCGACGGGTTGGTTGAGTCGGTGGACTACTCTGAGGACGACCGGAAACGGGGAAGAGGATTCCTGGCCAGGCTACTCAGATAG
- a CDS encoding lytic transglycosylase domain-containing protein, with the protein MPRIEPRRRNRVQGRRPTMSPGMRVITAFISVFASPFVLAISLFRPSLRVGKRWIASATVLLIICAGLAFAASSTVDYWSARALRILSDYARTRLEVRDLPFAERINFEALRNGLDPCLVAAVISQESGFQVDAVSWRGARGLMQIMPATWREFMPEARCKGDHAPPACSDECIFDPTANLRVGTSYLRYLVDLHDGDIIVALASYNAGLSAVAKYNGTGSPYNIPPFPETQGYTRNVVQFWAKLRGEIGEARIRLVETARTGRAVLSWVTVSLAGLLFAWVAVRYDR; encoded by the coding sequence ATGCCACGAATCGAGCCAAGACGCCGGAATAGGGTGCAGGGCAGGCGGCCCACTATGTCACCGGGCATGAGAGTGATAACCGCTTTCATCTCGGTGTTCGCAAGCCCATTTGTGCTGGCCATCTCGCTGTTTCGACCTTCTCTGAGAGTGGGCAAGCGTTGGATCGCGTCTGCGACCGTCCTTCTGATCATCTGTGCGGGTTTGGCGTTCGCTGCGTCCTCCACAGTGGACTACTGGTCAGCTCGTGCTCTCCGCATCCTCAGCGATTATGCACGTACCAGGTTGGAAGTGAGGGATCTGCCCTTCGCGGAGCGCATCAACTTCGAGGCCTTGAGGAACGGCCTGGATCCATGCCTTGTGGCGGCAGTCATCAGCCAGGAGAGCGGGTTTCAGGTTGATGCTGTTTCCTGGCGTGGCGCCCGCGGACTGATGCAGATCATGCCAGCGACATGGCGCGAGTTCATGCCGGAGGCGAGGTGCAAGGGGGATCATGCCCCGCCCGCATGCTCCGACGAGTGCATATTCGACCCCACCGCCAACCTGCGGGTCGGGACCTCGTACCTCCGGTACCTGGTCGACTTGCACGACGGGGATATAATTGTCGCCCTCGCGTCCTACAACGCGGGGTTGTCGGCTGTGGCTAAGTACAATGGAACAGGATCTCCATACAACATCCCGCCCTTTCCCGAGACACAGGGGTACACGAGAAACGTCGTGCAGTTCTGGGCCAAGCTTCGTGGTGAGATAGGCGAAGCTCGCATACGTTTAGTGGAGACCGCACGGACGGGTAGGGCCGTTCTCTCGTGGGTAACGGTCTCCCTGGCGGGACTCCTTTTCGCCTGGGTTGCCGTCAGGTACGACAGATGA